A genomic region of Pelodiscus sinensis isolate JC-2024 chromosome 19, ASM4963464v1, whole genome shotgun sequence contains the following coding sequences:
- the B3GNT3 gene encoding N-acetyllactosaminide beta-1,3-N-acetylglucosaminyltransferase 3, which yields MALRWGYKLEVFVLAAVGLSGLLFLLKANEDEFLQTGVRRLSGTPAPSPAPPSTPPPPLHIPPCHENASVANISGFADLPSHIQDFLRYKHCRAFPQLLDVPDKCGGPDGSPEVFLLLAIKSSPINYERREVIRKTWGEERDYHGLRVRRLFLVGEAGDRREARKLNQLLRLEAAASGDVLQWAFRDSFFNLTLKQVLFHDWLAARCPGARFVLNGDDDVFVHTGNVVRYVLDRPSEAHLFVGQLIAHVGPVREKWSKYYVPKQVAASDAYPPYCGGGGILMSGFTARVIHRESQAIELLPIDDVYLGMCLEKAGLAPASHAGIRTVGVRVPSAKLESFDPCYYNELLLVHRFVPYETLLMWHAIHEPDLHCGKRLQVYDHV from the coding sequence ATGGCGCTTCGCTGGGGCTACAAGCTTGAGGTCTTCGTCCTGGCAGCCGTGGGGCTCAgcggcctcctcttcctcctcaaggCTAACGAGGATGAGTTCCTGCAGACGGGGGTCAGGAGGCTGAGCgggaccccggcccccagcccggcaccccccagcaccccgccccccccgctccaCATCCCCCCCTGCCACGAGAACGCCTCGGTGGCCAACATCTCCGGCTTTGCCGACCTGCCCAGCCACATCCAGGACTTCCTGCGCTACAAGCATTGCCGGgccttcccccagctgctggaCGTGCCCGACAAGTGCGGGGGGCCCGATGGCTCCCCCGaggtcttcctcctcctggccatcAAGTCCTCGCCCATTAACTACGAGCGGCGAGAGGTCATCCGCAAgacctggggggaggagcgggaCTACCACGGGCTCCGCGTCCGCCGGCTCTTCCTGGTCGGCGAGGCGGGGGACCGGCGGGAGGCCCGCAAGCTGAACCAGCTGCTGCGGCTGGAGGCGGCCGCCTCGGGGGACGTGCTGCAGTGGGCCTTCCGCGACAGCTTCTTCAACCTCACCCTCAAGCAGGTGCTGTTCCACGACTGGCTGGCGGCCCGCTGCCCCGGGGCCCGCTTCGTCCTCAACGGGGACGACGACGTCTTCGTGCACACGGGCAACGTGGTGCGCTACGTGCTGGACCGGCCGAGCGAGGCCCACCTCTTCGTGGGCCAGCTCATCGCCCACGTGGGGCCCGTCCGGGAGAAGTGGAGCAAGTACTACGTCCCCAAGCAGGTCGCCGCCTCCGACGCCTACCCGCCCTACTGCGGTGGGGGCGGGATCCTCATGTCCGGCTTCACCGCCCGCGTCATCCACCGGGAGTCGCAGGCCATCGAGCTCCTGCCCATCGACGACGTCTACCTGGGCATGTGCCTGGAGAAAGCCGGCCTGGCCCCGGCCTCCCACGCGGGCATCCGGACCGTGGGCGTCAGGGTGCCCTCTGCCAAGCTGGAGTCCTTTGACCCCTGCTACTACAacgagctgctgctggtgcaccgCTTCGTGCCCTACGAGACGCTGCTCATGTGGCACGCCATCCACGAGCCGGACCTGCACTGCGGGAAGAGGCTGCAGGTCTATGACCACGTCTGA